From Anaerococcus urinomassiliensis:
CGACCTGATAAAAATGAAGTGATAATTGCCAATCGTTGTTTTTGTCCCCCTGATAATTTCTGTGGGTGATTGGTTTTCTTATTCCACAAATCTGTATCTTTTAAGTAGTTACGGATTTCTTCTAAATCACTTTCTGAATTTTTATCTTTGCAAAATATCAGTTCATTTTCTACTGTGTCTAAAAAAATCTGAGCATCTACATCCTGTAATACACAGTATGAGTTTCTGAGCCTTTCCTTTTGTTTATGCCCATAGTTTACATCTAAATATTTTTCAGATAATCCGCATAATGCTTTTGCTAAAGTACTTTTCCCAATACCATTAGGACCAATAACTCCCATTATTTCGCTTTTCCCAAGCTCAAAAGTTAAATTTTTTATCAAGGTTCTTTTCCCTTGATGGATACAAGCGTTATTTAGTTTTATGTAGCTTTCAGCTACAATCGGTTCTATTTCTGATACCAATTCTCTTTCATTAAGTGTTCTTAACTCAAGTTCCTTACATTTATCATTACTAAGACTCCCATTCGGAAAAATACCACATATTGTACCATCTTTTATATAAATCAACCTGTTAAAAATCTCTTTTAAATAATAGAGTCTATGTTCCGCTATAATTATTGTCTTCCCCATCGCTTTCAATCTGAGAAGTATTTCACTGAAGTGTTTTATACTATCGTAATCGAGGCTACTTGATGGCTCATCAAAAAAAATAATATCTGTATCATAGATAAGAGTTCCAGCTATAGCTACTTTTTGCCTTTCTCCTCCTGATAATTCAAAAATGGATTTTTTGCTGATATGGCTTATTCCTAATAAGTCCATTGCTTCTTCAACCTTTTCTTTTAATGTATCCCTGTCTAAGCCCAAATTTTCACCCACTAAAGCAATTTCATCTTCAACAACATCACAAAAAAATTGATCTTTAGGATTTTGAAATACATTGCCAATATATTTAGCTAACTCTCCCTTTTTATATGCCGTTATATCTTTCCCTAAAATCTTGATTTCTCCGTCCAAATCACCATCATAAAAGGATGGAATAAGCCCGTTTAGTAATCTTAAAAGTGTCGTTTTTCCGCATCCGGAAAGACCCGTTAAGACTACAATTTCGCCTTTCTTTACGGACATTTTTAAATTTTTTAATATCAAATCTTCTCCATAATGAAAAGATTTGATTTCTGCCTCTAAAATATTTTCCATAAACTCATCCCCAATAAAATCATCCCTCCGACTATCATTGCGATATCAATAAATGTAATTTTCACATCATGAAAACTTGTTTTTTCCCCATCGTATTCAATTCCCTTTGATATAATTGAACAAGTTAAGGTGTCGCTTATGTCTATACACTTATACATAAGAGGAACAAAATATAACTCAAATGTTTTAATTGGTTTGAAAATACTTGCTTTAAATCCTCTAATTTTCATGCCGTTGTTTATTTCCTTCATCCTAATAGAGATTTCTGGAATAAAACGAAAAAATACTGTGATTCCTATACCTATTCCACCTTCAACTCCAATTTTTCTAAATGCAGCAATTAGATGCGAGGAGCTATATGATGACAGAACTTTTCCCAATATGAAAAGTGGAGCAAATTTCAACACTATAAGTAGCATTGTATATATAGAGCCAATAAAAACATTTCCTAAATGCGGTTTTAGTAAATAAATAAGTCCCCATACTATAAGCAATGAACATATCGTTCTAAATGCTTTTTTGATAGAAAATAAAAATAATAACCCTAAAACAAAAATAAGGGAAAATAAGTATTGGGATTGCTCTCCTACCGTTAAAATAACTGAAAATAATAAAATCAACCCAACTATAGTAAGTGGGTTGATTTTATCTGATAGTTGGTATTTGTTTTTATTATTTTTTTTCATCTCTACAAAACACTTTTTTTCTTCCTATTGCTAAAAAATTTATTATAAATGTATGTCCCGAAATAAGCACCTATGACTGATGCTACAAGTGAAATCAACAGACAAATCAATATGTTTCTAGGAGTGTAAAAATTATAAAGGAATGTTGCATAATCTTTTGTAAACATTTTTGGAAATTGCTTTGCAAGTCCTTCTACACCAAATACAAACATAAAATACATAGCATGTAAGGAATATATGAACATACCTGCTCCAAACGCAGTTCCAACCCTCATATTTTTATTCACATAATTTTCCTTTTTACCAATTACAAGCTCTGCTAAAATTCCTGCAATAGCACAAACAACAATTACTGGCCACATTCCCATGAGAACATAGAAAACACCCATCAATAGAAAATATAAAAATGCTGTACCTCTTTGTTGAACCTGTTTACACATAATAACAAAAACCGGTGCTACAATAATTGTTGGCAAGGCTGACGATAAATATAAACTTGGGAGCATTCCAAAGGATCCCGTCAAAAATCCTAATCCCATTGTCAAAATAAATCCAATAACTGAAAAAACAGCTATTTTTACAACACTTTTTAAATTCATAAGTTAATCCTCCTTAAAATTTTATTTATGTCTAATACATAGATATTAATTTTTAACTCCATACTCTCCACGACCAATATAACTAAGTTATATTTAAGTTAAAAATCAATTATAACTAAGTTATATTTAGCTAAAAATTATTTATAATCCTCGAATTTTTCTCCATCCTTCATTAAAGAACTGTGAAATCAATCTTGCATTTAATTTTACTTCTTCTTTATTTTGCGAATGAACTGCTACTTCTGATAAAGCATAAAAGTATGCATGATTCAGCAAGTGTATTCCTCTATTAGTTATTACATCATTGACATTATTTTCGCCATAAATCATACTTAGAATTTTAAAATGATTTTTGTCTTCTCTCTCAATGATACTATCTAAAAAGTTATTATGTTTTGTTCCATAAGAACCGAATATTAAAAGTTCAAACACATCTTTATGTTCAAAGAAATACAGTACCATTTCAATAGCATCTTGTGCTTTTGATTCCAAAACATTCTGAATAGCTTCTCTACTTATTGGGCTTTCTTTCTTATAAACATCAAAACTCTTGTCTTCATACATTGTATAATATATGTTTATTTGGTCTATTAGAGGTTCAACCAATTTACAGAAAAGATCTTCTTTATCTTCAAAATGTCCATAAAAAGCACCTGTTGTCACGCCCGCAGCTTTACATATTGCTCTTAGATTAGCTTTTTCAAATCCTTTTTCTTTGAAAATTTTTTTACCACAATCTAATATCTTTGAGTGAGTTACCTCATAATCTCCATTAGCCACTATTCACTACATTCTCCTTTCAAATATAACTTAGTTATATTATAACACGCCTTGCTTTTAATTTCAATGCTAATACATGTAAGTACTATACTTTTAATATAAATAATTTAATTCCTATATGCTATAATGTAATTATTTGATATCTGAACCCCTTTAATTCCAAATTTATGTAATTCATTAATAATACATTCATTATCTATATTTTCCCATTCCAATGTATATACTATCTGTCTTTGTAAAACTTTATCTCTATTAAGATTAATCAGAAACTTCCATTGAAACTTGTTTTTTTTAATGTGTTTTTTTTCTTTCATTATCAATTCATATTCATAATCTCCTACTCTCACATTCTCCAATACAGTTCCGTTCTTTATATAAAAATACTCTTTACTTAAATTACTTATAAGTATAGGGGCATCCTTTTCCAATTTTTCACCTAAATTTTTCCATAGAAATTCTCTTTCATACATATTAAAATGTCCTACTACCCCCATCAAAAAAACAGCGGATATATCTTTAGTAAATTCAATTTCAAATATATTAGTATCAATTACCGTTATATTATTTTTTTTAGCAATAACATTTTGTAATTTGGACATTAATGCAATTCTCATTTCTGGAGATTTTTCTATAGCATAAATCTTTTCACAATCAAACATTTCAGATATATATATTGATAAATTGCCCGTTCCTGCACCAATGTCAAATACTATACCTTTTTTCCTAACCAAAGGCATAATCTCATCAATAATTTTTTTATCTTGTTCCCACGAATTTCTACTTGTAATATCGTAAAACTCAACTTCTGACCCATACAAATTATATAATCCCCCTTTATTTTTGATATTTTTTCATTAAATTTTCGTGTATTTTTTTTGTATCTCCAACTTTATGATACTCCACTTGATTTGTGTATCCAATCTTCTTACATATGTCTGACCATAATCTTGATACGAAAATTTGTGATTGAACATTTGATAATTTACTATTTCTGTCCTGATTATTTAATTCAACTATTGCTCTTTTGACAGCATTAATCCATATCTCTTCGAATGTATTAAGAATACTTGGAGCAACACTACTTCCTATTACAGTTGCTGTAGGGATCTTTAAAGCTTCATTGTTACTATCAAAACTTAATAAATTATTTGAATCTCTTGGTAATTCTATAAAAGGCAACCATACAATAGGTCCATTAGTATTTATCAAACATAATCTTCCATTACTAAAAGTAGCCTCTATTCTATGGTATAAATGCATTGGATGATCTGCATCATATTTATCTACATTTCTATTAATTTTAAATGTAACCGGGGTGT
This genomic window contains:
- a CDS encoding class I SAM-dependent methyltransferase; translated protein: MYGSEVEFYDITSRNSWEQDKKIIDEIMPLVRKKGIVFDIGAGTGNLSIYISEMFDCEKIYAIEKSPEMRIALMSKLQNVIAKKNNITVIDTNIFEIEFTKDISAVFLMGVVGHFNMYEREFLWKNLGEKLEKDAPILISNLSKEYFYIKNGTVLENVRVGDYEYELIMKEKKHIKKNKFQWKFLINLNRDKVLQRQIVYTLEWENIDNECIINELHKFGIKGVQISNNYIIAYRN
- a CDS encoding TetR/AcrR family transcriptional regulator, with product MANGDYEVTHSKILDCGKKIFKEKGFEKANLRAICKAAGVTTGAFYGHFEDKEDLFCKLVEPLIDQINIYYTMYEDKSFDVYKKESPISREAIQNVLESKAQDAIEMVLYFFEHKDVFELLIFGSYGTKHNNFLDSIIEREDKNHFKILSMIYGENNVNDVITNRGIHLLNHAYFYALSEVAVHSQNKEEVKLNARLISQFFNEGWRKIRGL
- a CDS encoding ABC transporter ATP-binding protein encodes the protein MENILEAEIKSFHYGEDLILKNLKMSVKKGEIVVLTGLSGCGKTTLLRLLNGLIPSFYDGDLDGEIKILGKDITAYKKGELAKYIGNVFQNPKDQFFCDVVEDEIALVGENLGLDRDTLKEKVEEAMDLLGISHISKKSIFELSGGERQKVAIAGTLIYDTDIIFFDEPSSSLDYDSIKHFSEILLRLKAMGKTIIIAEHRLYYLKEIFNRLIYIKDGTICGIFPNGSLSNDKCKELELRTLNERELVSEIEPIVAESYIKLNNACIHQGKRTLIKNLTFELGKSEIMGVIGPNGIGKSTLAKALCGLSEKYLDVNYGHKQKERLRNSYCVLQDVDAQIFLDTVENELIFCKDKNSESDLEEIRNYLKDTDLWNKKTNHPQKLSGGQKQRLAIITSFLSGRKLIILDEPTSGLDYKSMKIMSELMTEKAKELPIIIITHDLELLFKTCHSVLMLGDKDYKKISVKGNEELIMDFMNKKILCKEINYVK
- a CDS encoding energy-coupling factor transporter transmembrane component T family protein, with amino-acid sequence MKKNNKNKYQLSDKINPLTIVGLILLFSVILTVGEQSQYLFSLIFVLGLLFLFSIKKAFRTICSLLIVWGLIYLLKPHLGNVFIGSIYTMLLIVLKFAPLFILGKVLSSYSSSHLIAAFRKIGVEGGIGIGITVFFRFIPEISIRMKEINNGMKIRGFKASIFKPIKTFELYFVPLMYKCIDISDTLTCSIISKGIEYDGEKTSFHDVKITFIDIAMIVGGMILLGMSLWKIF
- a CDS encoding MptD family putative ECF transporter S component, with translation MNLKSVVKIAVFSVIGFILTMGLGFLTGSFGMLPSLYLSSALPTIIVAPVFVIMCKQVQQRGTAFLYFLLMGVFYVLMGMWPVIVVCAIAGILAELVIGKKENYVNKNMRVGTAFGAGMFIYSLHAMYFMFVFGVEGLAKQFPKMFTKDYATFLYNFYTPRNILICLLISLVASVIGAYFGTYIYNKFFSNRKKKSVL